In Streptomyces longhuiensis, the following proteins share a genomic window:
- a CDS encoding ribonucleotide-diphosphate reductase subunit beta yields the protein MTSENKNLLDPGFELTLRPMRYPDFYERYRDAIKNTWTVEEVDLHSDVADLAKLSPGEQHMIGRLVAFFATGDSIVSNNLVLTLYKHINSPEARLYLSRQLFEEAVHVQFYLTLLDTYLPDPEDRAAAFDAVEEIPSIREKAEFCFKWMDSVEKLDRLETKADRRRFLLNLICFAACIEGLFFYGAFAYVYWFRSRGLLHGLATGTNWVFRDETMHMSFAFEVVDTVRKEEPDLFDDRLQEQVVAMLREAVEAELQFARDLCGDGLPGMNTDSMRQYLECVADQRLQRLGFAPVYGSENPFSFMELQGVQELTNFFERRPSAYQVAVEGSVGFDEDF from the coding sequence ATGACCAGCGAGAACAAGAACCTGCTCGACCCGGGCTTCGAGCTGACCCTGCGTCCCATGCGCTACCCGGACTTCTACGAGCGCTACCGGGACGCGATCAAGAACACCTGGACCGTCGAGGAGGTCGACCTCCACTCGGACGTCGCCGACCTCGCGAAGCTGTCGCCGGGCGAGCAGCACATGATCGGCCGTCTGGTCGCGTTCTTCGCGACGGGTGACTCGATCGTCTCGAACAACCTGGTCCTGACGCTGTACAAGCACATCAACTCCCCCGAGGCGCGCCTGTACCTGTCGCGCCAGCTGTTCGAGGAGGCCGTGCACGTCCAGTTCTACCTGACCCTCCTGGACACCTACCTCCCCGATCCGGAGGACCGTGCGGCCGCGTTCGACGCGGTCGAGGAGATCCCCTCCATCCGCGAGAAGGCCGAGTTCTGCTTCAAGTGGATGGATTCGGTCGAGAAACTGGACCGCCTGGAGACGAAGGCGGACCGCCGCCGCTTCCTCCTCAACCTGATCTGCTTCGCCGCGTGCATCGAGGGCCTGTTCTTCTACGGGGCGTTCGCCTACGTGTACTGGTTCCGCAGCCGCGGCCTGCTCCACGGCCTCGCGACCGGCACCAACTGGGTGTTCCGCGACGAGACGATGCACATGTCGTTCGCGTTCGAGGTCGTCGACACCGTCCGCAAGGAGGAGCCGGACCTGTTCGACGACCGGCTCCAGGAGCAGGTCGTCGCAATGCTGCGCGAGGCGGTCGAGGCCGAGCTCCAGTTCGCCCGCGATCTGTGCGGTGACGGCCTTCCCGGCATGAACACCGACTCGATGCGCCAGTACCTGGAGTGCGTCGCCGACCAGCGCCTCCAGCGCCTCGGCTTCGCGCCGGTCTACGGCTCGGAGAACCCTTTCTCCTTCATGGAGCTGCAGGGCGTCCAGGAACTGACGAACTTCTTCGAGCGCAGGCCGTCGGCGTACCAGGTCGCGGTCGAGGGCTCGGTCGGGTTCGACGAGGACTTCTAG
- a CDS encoding cytochrome P450: MSVESAESSVPAVVEPGERRTPPYAGGGAPLLGHAWNLVRDPLAFVAGLRGDGDLVRLRLGPKTAYAVCDPDLVAALLKSPDYMVGGPLWETLGVLLGKGVATSNGPMHRRQRRTIQPAFRTDRIADHATVMEEEARAMAARWKPGDTVDIGAEVFRTAVRIVARSVLHVDSVDERADRLSSSLHTVFSGLYRRMVLSVGPFYRLPLPANRRFERALADLHRLVDEIIAERRASGVNPGDLLAALLGAEDENGETVGEQEVHDQVVSLVVAGAENVASTLTWTFQLLAEHPEQESRLHEEVESVTDGRPVAFADLKGLIHTRNVITEAMRIRPAVWILTRQAAVDTELGGYHIPAGADIVYSPYAMQRDPRSFRDHLEFDPDRWLPERAAESRQSAMMPFSVGNRKCPGDHFSMAELAIILATVAPRWRLVPVAETDSTARIGITLQPKRALLRVEARA; this comes from the coding sequence ATGAGCGTCGAATCGGCAGAATCCTCGGTTCCGGCCGTCGTGGAGCCCGGTGAGCGGCGCACGCCGCCGTACGCAGGCGGCGGCGCGCCCCTCCTCGGGCACGCCTGGAACCTCGTGCGCGACCCCCTCGCCTTCGTCGCGGGACTGCGCGGCGACGGCGACCTGGTCCGCCTCAGGCTCGGCCCGAAGACGGCGTACGCGGTCTGCGACCCCGACCTCGTGGCCGCGCTCCTCAAGAGCCCCGACTACATGGTCGGCGGCCCCCTGTGGGAGACCCTCGGAGTCCTCCTCGGCAAGGGCGTGGCGACCAGCAACGGCCCCATGCACCGGCGCCAGCGGCGCACCATCCAGCCCGCGTTCCGGACCGACCGCATCGCCGATCACGCGACCGTGATGGAGGAGGAGGCGCGCGCCATGGCGGCGCGCTGGAAGCCCGGCGACACGGTCGACATCGGCGCCGAGGTGTTCCGCACCGCGGTCCGCATCGTCGCCCGCTCCGTCCTGCACGTCGACTCGGTCGACGAGCGCGCCGACCGGCTCAGCTCCTCGCTGCACACGGTCTTCAGCGGCCTGTACCGGCGCATGGTCCTGTCCGTCGGACCCTTCTACCGGCTGCCACTTCCGGCCAATCGCCGTTTCGAGCGGGCGTTGGCCGATTTGCATCGGCTGGTGGACGAGATCATTGCCGAGCGGCGCGCATCCGGCGTCAATCCGGGTGATCTGCTCGCGGCATTGCTCGGCGCCGAGGACGAGAATGGCGAAACGGTCGGCGAGCAGGAGGTGCACGACCAAGTCGTCTCCCTCGTCGTGGCCGGCGCGGAGAATGTCGCGTCGACCCTCACGTGGACGTTCCAGCTCCTCGCGGAACACCCCGAGCAGGAAAGCCGGTTGCACGAGGAGGTTGAATCCGTGACGGATGGCCGCCCCGTCGCATTCGCCGACCTCAAGGGCCTAATCCACACGCGCAATGTCATCACGGAGGCGATGCGCATACGGCCCGCCGTATGGATATTGACGCGGCAGGCCGCCGTCGATACCGAGCTCGGCGGCTATCACATTCCGGCCGGTGCGGACATCGTCTACAGCCCGTATGCGATGCAGCGCGATCCGCGGTCCTTCCGTGACCATCTGGAGTTCGACCCCGACCGCTGGCTTCCGGAGCGCGCCGCGGAAAGCCGGCAGAGCGCGATGATGCCGTTCAGCGTCGGCAACCGGAAGTGCCCCGGCGATCACTTCAGCATGGCCGAACTGGCCATCATCCTGGCCACGGTGGCGCCCCGCTGGCGGCTGGTTCCGGTCGCGGAGACGGACAGCACGGCCCGCATCGGGATCACGCTCCAGCCCAAGCGGGCGCTGCTGCGGGTGGAGGCACGTGCGTAG
- a CDS encoding HD-GYP domain-containing protein: protein MAPRRDRGRGRRTGARGARRAAGGPAVTWTRSPGPGSGRARTTVAAVQGLAVVLTAVSLGATVWNGVEEPGTALAFGVLIAVGELARWGSPGGDREPAPLGSAGALAYALLGETEGQATHHGAFQVVAVCVAAALVGSVPHLALGHGPSADHMARRALTVAFAAVCFQPLYNQGRFGAWVGDGAAYALLLVGLLVLTALCDAVLAAVMAHARTGWPFGPLLRDELRAMSGIGSAVCATGAVIALAVAVAGLWALPVFCLPLLLTQLAFRRYAAVRTTYRQTITSLARATEIAGYTPQGHALRVAALSRAVGRELGLSESDLTVLEYAALMHDIGQLSLVDPVADGATAALPAQEQRRIALLGGAVVRQTGVDAEVAVVVERQADPYREQPLTARIVRTANAYDEMARGEGPQGPLTALERLRLATGRDYQPDVVESLARVVSRGGVTLPPAG, encoded by the coding sequence GTGGCACCCCGCCGTGACCGCGGACGAGGCCGCCGCACAGGTGCCCGGGGCGCGCGTCGCGCGGCGGGCGGCCCCGCGGTGACGTGGACGCGGTCCCCGGGTCCGGGAAGCGGCCGGGCCCGCACCACGGTCGCGGCCGTCCAGGGCCTCGCAGTCGTGCTCACCGCCGTCTCCCTCGGAGCCACCGTGTGGAACGGCGTCGAGGAACCCGGGACGGCGCTCGCCTTCGGCGTGCTCATCGCCGTCGGTGAACTCGCCCGCTGGGGATCACCCGGAGGGGACCGGGAGCCCGCGCCTCTGGGGTCCGCCGGCGCGCTCGCGTACGCGCTGCTCGGGGAGACGGAGGGGCAGGCGACGCATCACGGAGCGTTCCAGGTCGTCGCCGTCTGCGTCGCGGCCGCGCTCGTCGGCTCCGTACCGCACCTCGCGCTCGGACACGGCCCGTCCGCCGACCACATGGCGCGGCGCGCCCTGACCGTCGCCTTCGCCGCCGTCTGCTTCCAACCCCTTTACAACCAGGGCAGGTTCGGCGCCTGGGTCGGTGACGGCGCGGCCTACGCGCTGCTGCTCGTCGGGCTGCTCGTCCTGACCGCGCTGTGCGACGCCGTCCTGGCCGCGGTCATGGCGCACGCCCGTACCGGCTGGCCGTTCGGGCCGCTGCTCAGGGACGAGCTGCGGGCCATGAGCGGCATCGGCTCCGCGGTGTGCGCCACCGGCGCGGTCATCGCCCTCGCCGTGGCCGTCGCCGGACTGTGGGCGCTGCCCGTCTTCTGCCTGCCCCTCCTCCTGACCCAGCTCGCGTTCCGCCGGTACGCCGCCGTGCGGACCACGTACCGGCAGACGATCACCTCGCTGGCCCGCGCCACCGAGATCGCCGGGTACACACCCCAGGGCCACGCCCTGCGCGTGGCGGCGCTCAGCCGCGCCGTGGGCCGTGAGCTGGGACTCTCCGAGTCCGACCTCACCGTCCTGGAGTACGCGGCCCTCATGCACGACATCGGGCAGCTGTCCCTCGTCGACCCGGTGGCCGACGGCGCCACCGCCGCCCTGCCCGCCCAGGAGCAGCGCCGCATCGCGCTGCTCGGCGGGGCCGTCGTGCGTCAGACGGGCGTGGACGCGGAGGTCGCCGTCGTCGTCGAGCGTCAGGCCGACCCCTACCGTGAGCAGCCGCTCACCGCGCGCATCGTCCGCACCGCCAACGCATACGACGAGATGGCCCGGGGAGAAGGCCCCCAGGGCCCCCTCACCGCCCTGGAGCGACTGCGTCTGGCCACGGGGCGCGACTACCAGCCCGATGTGGTGGAATCCCTGGCCAGGGTCGTGTCGAGGGGCGGGGTGACCCTGCCTCCGGCTGGGTAA
- a CDS encoding tetratricopeptide repeat protein has protein sequence MRIFGKGRHRPSASWRQATDRAFTLIGDGRYEDAGALLTRAADLEPWLSESWFNLALLHKFRHDWEQARAAGLRAVALLDRESGAPDWWNVGIAATALQDWPLARRAWQAYGLKVPGGATAAGEPTGMDLGSAAVRLSPEGEAEVVWGRRLDPARMEVLSIPLPSSGRRWGEVVLHDGVPHGERTTAAGHSYPVFDEIELWAPSPVPTWVVLLEAATEDDRDALEQLASDAGFAAEDWSSSVRLLCRMCSESRMPSDEGDGRHPDPHDHSEPGHPGPLGHRTDGQLWVPERECGVAAPASLVRGLLDGWVADSPDSRDWRDLEEVC, from the coding sequence GTGAGGATCTTCGGCAAGGGACGGCACCGGCCCTCCGCCTCATGGCGGCAGGCCACCGATCGGGCGTTCACGCTCATCGGCGACGGCCGGTACGAGGACGCCGGGGCCCTGCTCACCCGGGCCGCCGACCTCGAGCCGTGGCTGTCGGAGTCCTGGTTCAACCTCGCGCTGCTGCACAAGTTCCGGCACGACTGGGAGCAGGCGCGGGCCGCGGGTCTGCGTGCGGTGGCCCTCCTGGACCGCGAGAGCGGCGCCCCCGACTGGTGGAACGTCGGTATCGCGGCCACTGCCCTGCAGGACTGGCCGCTCGCGCGGAGGGCCTGGCAGGCGTACGGACTGAAGGTGCCGGGCGGTGCGACCGCCGCCGGTGAGCCGACCGGCATGGATCTGGGCAGTGCCGCCGTGCGGCTCTCGCCGGAGGGCGAGGCCGAGGTGGTGTGGGGGCGCAGGCTCGACCCCGCCCGCATGGAGGTCCTGTCCATCCCGCTGCCGTCCTCCGGGCGCCGCTGGGGCGAGGTCGTGCTGCACGACGGAGTGCCCCACGGGGAGCGGACGACGGCCGCCGGGCACTCGTACCCCGTCTTCGACGAGATCGAGCTGTGGGCCCCCTCGCCCGTCCCGACCTGGGTCGTCCTCCTGGAGGCGGCGACCGAGGACGACCGGGACGCCCTGGAGCAGCTCGCTTCCGACGCCGGTTTCGCCGCTGAGGACTGGTCGTCCTCCGTGCGGCTGCTGTGCCGGATGTGCTCCGAGTCGCGGATGCCGTCCGACGAGGGCGACGGCCGGCACCCGGACCCGCACGACCACAGCGAGCCCGGACATCCCGGGCCGCTCGGTCACCGCACGGACGGCCAGCTGTGGGTTCCCGAGCGCGAGTGCGGTGTCGCGGCTCCCGCGTCGCTCGTGCGGGGTCTGCTCGACGGCTGGGTCGCGGACAGCCCGGACTCCAGGGACTGGCGGGACCTTGAAGAGGTCTGCTGA
- the def gene encoding peptide deformylase, which yields MAQQDTEHEHAGVLPVDDEGFVLDTEDNAAREEAAVARGTSRPITVVGNPVLHKECKDVTEFGDELAQLVDDMFASQRTAEGVGLAANQIGVDLKVFVYDCPDDDGARHTGVVCNPVLQELPADQRRLDDSNEGCLSVPTAYAPLARPDYAVVTGQDEKGNPIKVRGTGYFARCLQHETDHLYGYLYIDRLSKRERKDALKQMAEGTPRYEVVPND from the coding sequence ATGGCGCAGCAGGACACCGAGCACGAGCACGCCGGAGTGCTCCCCGTGGACGACGAGGGCTTCGTCCTCGACACCGAGGACAACGCCGCCCGCGAGGAGGCCGCCGTCGCGCGCGGCACGTCGCGGCCGATCACCGTTGTCGGGAACCCCGTCCTGCACAAGGAGTGCAAGGACGTCACCGAGTTCGGCGACGAGCTCGCGCAGCTGGTCGACGACATGTTCGCCAGCCAGCGCACCGCGGAGGGCGTGGGCCTCGCCGCCAACCAGATCGGCGTCGACCTGAAGGTCTTCGTCTACGACTGCCCGGACGACGACGGTGCGCGCCACACCGGCGTGGTCTGCAACCCCGTGCTCCAGGAGCTGCCCGCGGACCAGCGCCGCCTCGACGACTCGAACGAGGGCTGCCTGTCCGTGCCGACGGCGTACGCGCCGCTCGCGCGTCCCGACTACGCGGTGGTGACCGGGCAGGACGAGAAGGGCAACCCGATCAAGGTCCGCGGCACCGGCTACTTCGCGCGCTGCCTCCAGCACGAGACGGACCACCTGTACGGGTACCTGTACATCGACCGCCTCTCCAAGCGCGAGCGCAAGGACGCCCTGAAGCAGATGGCCGAGGGCACCCCGCGCTACGAGGTCGTCCCCAACGACTGA
- the cyc1 gene encoding epi-isozizaene synthase has protein sequence MPAFSHSTSRTRVQTQTQTQTAVPPALALPVIEEAFPRNLHPYWPKLQEKTRSWLLQKRLMSADKVEKYADGLCYTDLMAGYYIGAPDDLLSAICDYSAWFFVWDDRHDRDVIHGRAGAWRRLAVQLHAALEAPQLHLHHKDPLVAAFADSIVRLNGSLTRSWNARFARHFHVVIDAYDQEFRNRTSGTVPTVEEYIELRRNTFAHWIWLDLLEPTAQYELPKWVLESPAYRRAALACQDFAAWYNDLCSLPKELAGDELHNLGISLIQHEGLSLEVAVEEVRRRVCECITEFLEAEPEVLRMADEAADGTLAGESLAVALRSCVSNMRNWFSSVYWFHHESGRYQVDSWDDRATPPYISDQAGDE, from the coding sequence GTGCCTGCTTTCTCACACAGCACTTCACGGACTCGGGTGCAGACACAGACACAGACGCAGACAGCGGTCCCACCGGCGCTGGCACTACCGGTGATCGAGGAGGCGTTTCCTCGCAACCTGCATCCGTATTGGCCAAAGCTCCAGGAGAAGACGCGGTCCTGGCTGCTCCAAAAGCGGCTCATGTCGGCCGACAAGGTGGAGAAATATGCCGATGGCCTTTGCTACACCGACCTCATGGCGGGCTACTACATAGGAGCCCCCGACGACCTCCTCTCCGCGATTTGCGACTACAGCGCGTGGTTCTTCGTCTGGGACGACCGCCACGACCGTGACGTGATCCACGGCCGGGCCGGCGCCTGGCGACGCCTCGCCGTCCAGCTCCACGCGGCACTCGAGGCGCCCCAGCTCCATCTGCACCACAAGGACCCACTGGTGGCCGCGTTCGCAGACAGCATCGTCCGCCTGAACGGCTCCCTCACCCGTTCATGGAACGCCCGGTTCGCCCGCCACTTCCACGTGGTGATCGACGCGTACGACCAGGAATTCCGGAACCGGACCTCGGGAACGGTGCCCACGGTCGAGGAGTACATCGAACTCCGAAGGAACACCTTCGCGCACTGGATATGGCTCGATCTCCTCGAGCCGACCGCGCAGTACGAGCTCCCGAAATGGGTGCTCGAAAGCCCCGCATACCGGCGGGCCGCGCTCGCGTGCCAGGATTTCGCCGCCTGGTACAACGACCTCTGCTCGCTGCCGAAGGAACTCGCGGGCGATGAACTCCACAACCTCGGGATAAGCCTCATCCAGCACGAGGGACTTTCCCTCGAAGTGGCCGTGGAAGAAGTCCGCCGAAGGGTCTGCGAATGCATTACCGAATTCCTGGAGGCCGAGCCCGAAGTTCTGCGAATGGCGGACGAGGCGGCCGACGGGACTTTAGCGGGCGAGAGCCTCGCGGTGGCACTCAGGTCGTGCGTCTCCAATATGCGGAACTGGTTCAGTTCCGTGTACTGGTTCCACCATGAGTCGGGCCGCTATCAGGTGGACAGCTGGGACGACCGCGCCACTCCTCCGTACATCAGCGACCAGGCAGGTGACGAATGA
- a CDS encoding GlxA family transcriptional regulator, translating into MLKNVAAVLLDGVHPFELGVICEVFGLDRSDAGLPVYDFAAVSAEGPDLATHVPGMTISTPFGLERLDEADLIAVPAAGRVRKGYPPELLDALRRAVDRGARVLSVCSGVFVLGEAGLLDGRRCAVHWRYAHELAVAFPRTRVDPDVLYVDEGPVITSAGTAAGIDACLHIVRTEHGSEVANAIARRMVVPPHRDGGQAQYVERPLPVTPCDTVGGVLAWMAAHLDEALTVEELAARALMSPRTFARRFQQETGTTPYRWLLRQRVLLAQELLEQTDETVDSIAGRAGFGNAAAMRHQFMKALGTTPNAFRRTFRVRSAA; encoded by the coding sequence ATGCTGAAGAACGTGGCCGCAGTGCTGCTCGACGGTGTGCATCCCTTCGAACTCGGCGTCATCTGCGAGGTGTTCGGACTCGACCGCAGCGATGCCGGGCTGCCCGTGTACGACTTCGCGGCGGTGTCCGCCGAGGGGCCCGACCTGGCCACCCATGTGCCGGGCATGACGATCTCCACCCCGTTCGGCCTGGAGCGGCTCGACGAGGCCGACCTCATCGCCGTCCCCGCGGCGGGCCGCGTCCGCAAGGGCTACCCTCCCGAGCTGCTCGACGCGCTCCGCCGGGCCGTCGACCGGGGCGCGCGCGTCCTGAGCGTCTGCTCGGGGGTGTTCGTGCTCGGCGAGGCCGGACTGCTCGACGGCCGCCGGTGCGCGGTGCACTGGCGGTACGCGCACGAGCTCGCCGTCGCGTTCCCGCGCACCCGCGTCGACCCCGACGTCCTGTACGTCGACGAAGGGCCGGTCATCACCTCGGCGGGGACCGCCGCCGGCATCGATGCCTGCCTGCACATCGTCCGCACGGAGCACGGCTCCGAGGTCGCCAACGCCATCGCCCGCCGCATGGTGGTCCCGCCGCACCGCGACGGCGGGCAGGCCCAGTACGTGGAGCGCCCGCTGCCCGTCACTCCCTGCGACACCGTGGGGGGCGTACTGGCGTGGATGGCGGCGCATCTGGACGAGGCGCTCACGGTCGAGGAGCTCGCGGCGCGCGCCCTGATGTCGCCGCGCACCTTCGCGCGCCGCTTCCAGCAGGAGACGGGCACGACGCCGTACCGCTGGCTGCTTCGCCAACGGGTGCTGCTGGCACAGGAGTTGCTGGAGCAGACGGACGAGACGGTGGACTCGATCGCCGGGCGGGCCGGGTTCGGCAACGCGGCGGCGATGCGGCATCAGTTCATGAAGGCGCTGGGCACGACACCCAACGCCTTCCGCCGCACGTTCCGCGTACGGTCCGCGGCCTAG
- a CDS encoding ribonucleoside-diphosphate reductase subunit alpha gives MTIAPAEPASELAGNPEQHDAPGTALLRTLTELTADLPDTDPGKVAAAALRGRSAVAESGVTAELRSLATEAAAGLISDDPAYSRLAARLLTISIADEAASQGVTSFSESVAVGHREGLIADRTYDFVTLHAERLDALVTASVTEGADDRFGYFGLRTLHSRYLLRHPITRQVVETPQHFMLRVACGLAEDDSVRALDEVASLYRLMSRLDYLPSSPTLFNSGTRHPQMSSCYLLDSPLDELDSIYDRYHQVARLSKHAGGIGLSYSRIRSRGSLIRGTNGHSNGIVPFLKTLDASVAAVNQGGRRKGAAAVYLETWHSDIEEFLELRDNTGEDARRTHNLNLAHWIPDEFMRRVADDGTWSLFSPSDVPDLVDLWGEEFDTAYRAAEAAGLAQKTMPARELYGRMMRTLAQTGNGWLTFKDAANRTANQTAERGNVVHSSNLCTEILEVTDDGETAVCNLGSVNLGAFVLQGAGGGEIDWERLDETVRTAVTFLDRVVDINFYPSEQAGRSNAKWRPVGLGAMGLQDVFFQLKLPFDSPEAKALSTRIAERIMLAAYEASADLAERNGPLPAWEKTRTARGVLHPDHYGVELTWPERWAALRERIAATGMRNSLLLAIAPTATIASIAGVYECIEPQVSNLFKRETLSGEFLQVNSYLVQELKRLGVWDAQTREALRESSGSVQGFGWIPAEVRELYRTAWEIPQRGLIDMAAARTPFLDQAQSLNLFLETPTIGKLSSMYAYAWKSGLKTTYYLRSRPATRIARAASAAPIPVQQAADPEAVACSLENPESCEACQ, from the coding sequence GTGACCATCGCGCCCGCCGAACCGGCCTCAGAGCTGGCAGGGAACCCCGAGCAGCACGACGCCCCGGGAACCGCGCTGCTGCGCACCCTGACCGAACTGACCGCCGACCTCCCGGACACCGACCCGGGCAAGGTCGCCGCCGCCGCGCTGCGCGGCAGGTCCGCGGTGGCGGAATCCGGCGTCACCGCCGAACTGCGCTCCCTGGCCACCGAGGCCGCCGCCGGCCTCATCTCCGACGACCCTGCGTACTCGCGGCTGGCCGCCAGGCTCCTGACGATCAGCATCGCCGACGAGGCCGCGTCGCAAGGCGTCACCTCGTTCTCCGAGTCCGTCGCGGTGGGCCACCGCGAGGGTCTGATCGCCGACCGGACGTACGACTTCGTGACGCTGCACGCCGAGCGCCTCGACGCGCTCGTCACCGCCTCCGTCACCGAGGGCGCCGACGACCGCTTCGGCTACTTCGGACTGCGCACCCTGCACAGCCGCTATCTGCTGCGCCACCCGATCACCCGGCAGGTCGTCGAGACCCCGCAGCACTTCATGCTGCGCGTCGCGTGCGGCCTCGCCGAGGACGACTCGGTCCGCGCGCTCGACGAAGTCGCCTCCCTGTACCGCCTGATGAGCCGGCTCGACTATCTGCCGTCGTCGCCGACGCTCTTCAACTCCGGCACCCGTCACCCGCAGATGTCGTCCTGCTACCTCCTCGACTCGCCCCTCGACGAGCTGGACTCCATCTACGACCGCTACCACCAGGTCGCGCGGCTCTCCAAGCACGCGGGCGGCATCGGACTCTCGTACTCGCGGATCCGCTCGCGGGGTTCGCTGATCCGCGGCACGAACGGGCACTCCAACGGCATCGTGCCGTTCCTGAAGACCCTCGACGCGTCCGTCGCCGCCGTGAACCAGGGCGGCCGGCGCAAGGGCGCCGCGGCCGTCTACCTGGAGACGTGGCACTCCGACATCGAGGAGTTCCTGGAGCTGCGGGACAACACCGGCGAGGACGCCCGGCGCACCCACAACCTCAACCTCGCGCACTGGATCCCCGACGAGTTCATGCGCCGCGTCGCCGACGACGGCACGTGGTCGCTCTTCTCGCCGTCCGACGTGCCCGACCTCGTCGACCTGTGGGGCGAGGAGTTCGACACCGCGTACCGCGCGGCGGAGGCCGCGGGTCTCGCGCAGAAGACGATGCCGGCCCGCGAGCTGTACGGCCGCATGATGCGCACCCTGGCACAGACCGGCAACGGCTGGCTGACCTTCAAGGACGCCGCCAACCGCACCGCCAACCAGACGGCGGAGCGCGGCAACGTCGTCCACTCCTCGAACCTGTGCACCGAGATCCTGGAGGTCACGGACGACGGCGAGACCGCGGTCTGCAACCTGGGCTCGGTCAACCTCGGCGCCTTCGTGCTGCAGGGAGCCGGCGGCGGGGAGATCGACTGGGAGCGCCTCGACGAGACCGTCCGCACGGCCGTCACGTTCCTCGACCGCGTCGTCGACATCAACTTCTACCCGAGCGAGCAGGCCGGCCGCTCCAACGCCAAGTGGCGCCCGGTGGGCCTCGGCGCGATGGGCCTCCAGGACGTCTTCTTCCAGCTGAAGCTGCCCTTCGACTCCCCCGAGGCGAAGGCCCTGTCCACGCGGATCGCCGAGCGCATCATGCTCGCCGCGTACGAGGCGTCCGCCGACCTCGCCGAGCGCAACGGCCCGCTCCCCGCCTGGGAGAAGACCCGCACCGCGCGCGGCGTGCTGCACCCCGACCACTACGGCGTCGAGCTGACCTGGCCGGAGCGCTGGGCCGCGCTGCGCGAGCGCATCGCCGCCACCGGCATGCGCAACTCCCTGCTCCTCGCCATCGCGCCCACCGCCACGATCGCCTCCATCGCGGGCGTCTACGAGTGCATCGAGCCGCAGGTCTCCAACTTGTTCAAGCGCGAGACGCTGTCCGGCGAGTTCCTCCAGGTCAACTCCTATCTGGTCCAGGAGCTCAAGCGGCTCGGCGTGTGGGACGCGCAGACCCGCGAGGCGCTGCGCGAGTCCAGCGGCTCCGTGCAGGGCTTCGGCTGGATCCCGGCCGAGGTGCGCGAGCTGTACCGCACGGCGTGGGAGATCCCGCAGCGCGGCCTCATCGACATGGCGGCGGCCCGTACGCCGTTCCTCGACCAGGCGCAGTCGCTGAACCTGTTCCTGGAGACGCCCACCATCGGCAAGCTCTCGTCGATGTACGCGTACGCCTGGAAGTCGGGTCTGAAGACGACGTACTACCTGCGCTCGCGCCCGGCGACGCGGATCGCCCGCGCTGCGTCCGCCGCCCCCATTCCCGTACAGCAGGCCGCCGATCCCGAGGCCGTCGCCTGCTCCCTCGAAAACCCCGAGTCCTGCGAGGCCTGCCAGTGA